A portion of the Haliaeetus albicilla chromosome 5, bHalAlb1.1, whole genome shotgun sequence genome contains these proteins:
- the PROX2 gene encoding prospero homeobox protein 2, with product MIPNQLRVSSPVSRQEQETLDGRTGSEQDRDRVTSGHSQELKLEPCFQTDSLLPSPSVSLISQLLSHPMAGRSLDPTIIFPSSQAVALPQDYKCGASPGEGAQTVAFPRTRAPAPVPCAAGRDQLSDQHLQDQLSRQHLRAKRARVESIIQGMSLLPTPQAFGTSLEAAFGHERERGGEMPRESKRKPRVPQQATGAAGQVAPMAGSPQHEGCQELKEQLCFLEQQLRRLQEKFSQVCDSGDTAQTQESAEKVHPLPEKPGDGPDEGSATATSDARKAPLWKSVLEVRGLEEEEDSGDTGGLPSAARVLSQALKHELAGVTSQVVDSVLKTVWPKAANHLLQQHRSLPVPGPGVRREYFAAGKCRKPLAKPSPRNAPGSLGSPQAEALSGALGKSLGSHAGSFGSKGVRKPSQVPSMGYSLVSAAPVQDSQLLSQLLGYGQHSLWGSSSRGSPSALERGPLEPLDLHWGTVKLRSSVVRQQQQHPLPLSPADMESLARLPAGRDGCGELQAAMDGVPFASTHMQEALTPGHLKKAKLMFFFTRYPSSTLLKTYFLDVQFSRCITSQLIKWFSNFREFYYIQVEKFARQALVEGVVDAGTLRVSRDSELFRALNMHYNKGNDFEVPGRFLEVASLTLREFFSAIRAGKDADPSWKKPIYKIISKLDSNIPEGFKAAACSQELLRS from the exons ATGATCCCCAATCAGCTGAGGGTCAGCTCTCCAGTGTCTAGGCAGGAACAAGAGACGCTGGATGGCAGGACTGGCTCTGAGCAGGACAGAGACCGTGTCACTTcagggcacagccaggagcTAAAGTTGGAGCCCTGTTTCCAGACTGACTCTCTCTTGCCTTCCCCCAGTGTGTCCCTGATATCACAGCTCCTCAGCCACCCAATGGCTGGCAGGAGCCTGGATCCCACCatcattttcccttcctctcagGCAGTGGCCCTGCCTCAGGACTACAAGTGTGGTGCatctcctggagaaggagcgCAAACTGTGGCTTTCCCCAGGACCCGTGCCCCGGCTCCtgtgccctgtgctgctggcagggatcAGCTCTCTGACCAGCACCTACAGGACCAGCTCTCCAGGCAGCACCTACGAGCCAAACGGGCCAGGGTGGAGAGCATCATCCAAGGCATGAGCCTCCTACCAACCCCTCAGGCATTTGGCACCAGCCTGGAGGCAGCTTTTGGGCATGAGAGGGAGAGGGGCGGTGAGATGCCCCGGGAGAGTAAGAGGAAGCCGAGGGTTCCCCAGCAGGCCACAGGAGCAGCCGGGCAAGTGGCCCCCATGGCAGGCAGCCCTCAGCATGAGGGCTGCCAGGAGctgaaggagcagctctgctttttaGAGCAGCAACTGAGGCGCCTTCAGGAGAAGTTCTCCCAGGTCTGCGACTCTGGGGACACTGCCCAAACCCAGGAAAGTGCTGAGAAAGTGCATCCACTGCCTGAAAAGCCTGGAGACGGACCAGACGAGGGCAGCGCCACTGCCACCAGCGACGCACGCAAAGCACCTCTCTGGAAGAGTGTCCTGGAGGTGCGTggtctggaggaggaggaggacagcgGCGACACAGGTGGCCTGCCCTCAGCAGCGAGGGTCCTCTCGCAGGCGCTGAAGCACGAGCTGGCCGGGGTGACGTCGCAGGTGGTGGACTCTGTCCTGAAGACTGTCTGGCCGAAGGCAGCCAACcaccttctgcagcagcaccGCAGCCTCCCAGTGCCAGGGCCTGGTGTGAGGAGAGAGTATTTTGCTGCTGGGAAATGCAGAAAGCCACTTGCTAAGCCATCTCCCAGGAATGCACCAGGCTCCCTGGGCTCACCTCAGGCTGAGGCCCTGTCAGGAGCTTTGGGGAAGAGCCTGGGCTCTCATGCTGGCTCCTTCGGTTCAAAGGGGGTCAGAAAACCCTCTCAGGTACCCAGCATGGGTTATTCGCTGGTCTCGGCTGCCCCAGTCCAGGACAGCCAGCTGCTGAGCCAGCTGCTGGGCTACGGCCAGCACAGCCTCTGGGGCAGTAGCTCTCGTGGgagcccctctgctctggagaGGGGTCCTCTGGAGCCCCTCGACTTGCACTGGGGAACTGTCAAACTGAGGTCATCGGTCgtgagacagcagcagcagcatcccctgccCCTGAGCCCTGCTGACATGGAGAGCCTGGCGCGGCTGCCGGCTGGCAGGGATGGCTGCGGGGAGCTGCAGGCTGCGATGGATGGTGTGCCCTTCGCCTCCACCCAT ATGCAGGAGGCGCTGACCCCCGGCCACCTGAAGAAGGCCAAGCTGATGTTTTTCTTCACCCGCTACCCTAGCTCCACTCTGCTGAAGACCTACTTCCTTGACGTGCAG tTCAGCCGCTGCATCACCTCCCAGCTCATCAAGTGGTTCAGCAACTTCCGCGAGTTTTACTACATCCAGGTGGAGAAGTTTGCCCGGCAGGCCCTGGTGGAGGGCGTTGTGGATGCTGGCACCCTCCGGGTCTCCCGGGACTCAGAGCTTTTCCGTGCCCTCAACATGCACTATAACAAGGGGAACGACTTTgag GTGCCAGGGCGGTTCCTGGAGGTGGCCAGCCTGACGCTCCGGGAGTTCTTCAGTGCCATCAGGGCGGGCAAGGATGCTGACCCCTCCTGGAAGAAACCCATTTACAAAATCATTTCCAAACTGGACAGCAACATCCCTGAAGGGTTcaaagctgctgcctgctcccaggAACTGCTCCGCAGCTGA